The Halomonas denitrificans genome window below encodes:
- a CDS encoding TIGR00341 family protein has product MAMRWIEIVAPKEHLDAVRKKVGNAEVHDWWTLEHPERSVVRVVLEGKHVEDLLEALEPLCDGDDGGKGPVVRAVVGNVDAMLPKPVKDENGEVEETKGKGKDEDSDRVSRFELVERVERDARFNRQYVFMVVLSSIVAAIGLVRGNVAVVVGAMVIAPLLAPNMALALAATLADWRMAWTAVKTGMSGVAIAMVLGVALGWMLPVDSTVPEIASRTSVDELDLLLALAAGAAGALAITSGVSGALVGVMVAVALLPPLLVIALLAGAGEWRGASGAMLLYSVNVASVNLAGITVFLARGITPRTWWEKRRAQRAAWWGMGFWVGALVLLVVGLVVYNRG; this is encoded by the coding sequence ATGGCCATGCGCTGGATCGAGATCGTCGCGCCGAAGGAGCACCTCGACGCGGTCAGGAAAAAGGTCGGCAATGCCGAGGTTCACGACTGGTGGACGCTGGAGCATCCCGAGCGATCGGTGGTCCGGGTGGTGCTCGAGGGCAAGCACGTCGAGGACCTGCTCGAGGCGCTGGAGCCGCTATGCGACGGCGACGACGGCGGCAAGGGGCCGGTAGTGCGCGCGGTGGTCGGAAACGTCGATGCCATGCTGCCCAAGCCGGTCAAGGACGAGAACGGCGAGGTCGAAGAAACGAAGGGCAAGGGCAAGGACGAGGACTCGGACCGGGTCAGCCGCTTCGAGCTGGTCGAGCGGGTCGAGCGCGATGCGCGCTTCAACCGGCAGTACGTGTTCATGGTGGTGCTGTCGAGCATCGTCGCCGCGATCGGTCTGGTGCGCGGCAACGTCGCGGTGGTGGTCGGCGCCATGGTCATCGCGCCGCTGCTCGCGCCGAACATGGCGCTGGCCCTGGCGGCCACGCTGGCCGACTGGCGGATGGCCTGGACCGCCGTCAAGACGGGCATGTCCGGCGTCGCGATCGCGATGGTCCTCGGCGTGGCGCTGGGCTGGATGCTGCCGGTCGATTCGACCGTTCCGGAGATCGCGTCGAGAACATCGGTCGACGAACTCGACCTGCTGCTGGCGCTGGCCGCCGGCGCCGCCGGTGCGCTGGCGATCACCAGCGGTGTCTCGGGCGCGCTGGTCGGGGTCATGGTCGCGGTCGCCCTGCTGCCTCCGCTGCTGGTGATCGCGCTGCTGGCCGGGGCCGGTGAATGGCGAGGTGCGTCGGGCGCGATGCTGCTCTACAGCGTCAACGTCGCCTCCGTGAACCTCGCCGGCATCACCGTGTTCCTGGCGCGTGGCATCACGCCGCGCACCTGGTGGGAAAAGCGCCGGGCCCAGCGCGCGGCCTGGTGGGGCATGGGCTTCTGGGTCGGCGCGCTGGTGCTGCTGGTCGTCGGCCTGGTGGTCTACAACCGGGGCTGA
- a CDS encoding EAL domain-containing protein, with amino-acid sequence MARPLHVLQTVSPATGSPRPMVGPVAETIAEPIARARLAPSSVPPLAAQAIVTLAPGRHPAWVEYLYRPHGGTPVLDAVRAAYAARGHRFDLEVIDAALGQSARLRPTTRIAINVHPVSLRQPGFVEAVLERARRHHVDPARLVLELVEFDGAIDLGASHEALEALKRAGCAIALDDFGPGAPNFDVLAAGLVDWIKLDRSLCAHVDRRDGARRVLAGLVAMVRHAGPGLVAEGVERPTQMRTLRELGVVCQQGYLFNRPTRTLALQTSRSTH; translated from the coding sequence ATGGCTCGCCCCCTCCACGTCCTGCAGACCGTTTCTCCGGCGACCGGCTCGCCCCGGCCGATGGTTGGGCCGGTTGCCGAGACAATTGCCGAGCCCATTGCCCGGGCACGACTCGCGCCATCGTCGGTGCCCCCGCTGGCGGCCCAGGCCATCGTCACGCTGGCGCCGGGCCGCCATCCGGCCTGGGTCGAGTACCTCTACCGCCCGCACGGCGGCACGCCGGTCCTGGACGCGGTCCGTGCGGCCTACGCCGCGCGGGGCCATCGTTTCGATCTCGAGGTGATCGACGCGGCGCTGGGCCAGTCCGCCCGGCTCCGGCCGACGACGCGGATCGCGATCAACGTGCATCCGGTCTCGCTGCGGCAGCCCGGCTTCGTCGAGGCCGTGCTCGAGCGCGCCCGACGCCACCATGTCGATCCCGCGCGCCTGGTCCTGGAACTGGTCGAGTTCGACGGCGCGATCGACCTCGGTGCCAGCCACGAGGCGCTCGAGGCGCTGAAGCGGGCGGGCTGCGCGATCGCCCTGGACGACTTCGGTCCCGGCGCGCCGAACTTCGACGTGCTGGCCGCGGGCCTCGTCGACTGGATCAAGCTGGACCGCAGCCTGTGTGCGCACGTCGATCGCCGGGACGGCGCACGCCGGGTGCTGGCCGGCCTGGTCGCGATGGTGCGCCATGCCGGGCCGGGGCTGGTGGCCGAGGGCGTCGAGCGACCGACCCAGATGCGGACCCTGCGCGAGCTCGGCGTGGTCTGCCAGCAGGGCTACCTGTTCAACCGGCCGACGCGCACGCTCGCGCTCCAGACCTCCCGGAGCACGCACTGA
- a CDS encoding sulfotransferase family protein — MIISHRHRFIFLHCRKVAGSSIAAALAPHLGPDDLHLGTWPEALAAGIAPNRRARRDLLHPAAAISYLGRLLRKPGRIAQPRHRVAALNGAQRMKYRAALGASPEHAHARRVRDFDPDAWRDYFKFAFVRNPYDRAVSDFHWRTRKTGRTDLQFDDFLARMQARDFTDGVVPRHFDNWPIYTIDDRIAVDFVGRFESLAEDLAEVFDRIGLPAPTLPHAKRSKPRRPTSAWYGDIQRARVEALFGREIHHFDYAFPT, encoded by the coding sequence TTGATCATCAGTCACCGCCATCGCTTCATCTTCCTGCACTGCCGCAAGGTGGCCGGTAGCTCGATCGCCGCAGCGCTCGCGCCGCACCTGGGGCCCGACGACCTGCACCTCGGCACCTGGCCGGAGGCGCTGGCGGCCGGCATCGCGCCCAACCGCCGGGCCCGGCGCGACCTGCTGCATCCGGCCGCGGCGATCAGCTATCTCGGCCGACTGCTGCGCAAGCCCGGACGGATCGCCCAGCCGCGGCATCGCGTGGCCGCGCTCAACGGTGCCCAGCGAATGAAGTACCGGGCCGCCCTGGGCGCCTCGCCCGAACATGCCCATGCGCGGCGCGTGCGCGATTTCGACCCCGACGCCTGGCGCGACTACTTCAAGTTCGCATTCGTGCGCAATCCCTACGACCGTGCGGTCTCCGATTTCCACTGGCGTACCCGCAAGACCGGCCGCACGGACCTGCAGTTCGACGACTTCCTCGCCCGCATGCAGGCCCGCGACTTCACCGACGGGGTCGTGCCCCGCCATTTCGACAACTGGCCGATCTACACCATCGACGACCGGATCGCCGTGGACTTCGTCGGACGCTTCGAATCCCTGGCCGAGGACCTGGCCGAAGTCTTCGACCGGATCGGCCTGCCGGCGCCGACGCTGCCGCACGCCAAGCGGTCGAAGCCGCGTCGACCGACGTCGGCCTGGTACGGCGATATCCAGCGCGCCCGGGTCGAAGCGCTGTTCGGGCGCGAAATCCACCACTTCGACTACGCATTTCCGACATGA